One segment of Candidatus Delongbacteria bacterium DNA contains the following:
- a CDS encoding sodium:proton antiporter codes for MKLFERMIRRLGAAALLLLTLPGLARAAEAATHPSLGESLPLWSAIPFAGILLSIALFPLLAPHFWHHHFGKVSAFWSLLFALPFAAAYGLHQATYSLLHIVVLDYLPFIILLTGLFVIAGGIAVKGSLAGSPKVNTLILLIGTLLASWIGTTGASMLLIRPLLKSNAMRKNKMHVVIFFIFLVSNIGGALTPIGDPPLFLGYLHGVSFFWTLLHCWLPMTFNALILLAVFYGLDRWLLAREGGLPASTAPTERLHVEGLPNLLLLGGVVGAVILSGMWNSHPAFLDAATGSLRGLTLLPGAHPIVLPYLNLLRDGAIIVLLLVSLKITRAETRAANDFNWEPILEVAKLFAGIFITIIPALEILKAGTHGAMAFIIERVSSDASYFWAAGSLSSFLDNAPTYLTFFNTALGSLYPGLTEAQAVPLLMQHGTTLMAISCGSVFMGANTYIGNAPNFMVKSIAEQSGVKMPSFFGYMAWSVGILIPLFVLNTVLFF; via the coding sequence ATGAAATTGTTCGAGCGCATGATCCGCCGGCTGGGGGCCGCCGCCCTGCTGTTGTTGACCCTGCCGGGCCTGGCCCGGGCCGCGGAAGCGGCCACCCATCCCTCGCTGGGGGAGAGCCTGCCTCTCTGGAGCGCCATCCCCTTCGCCGGGATCCTGCTCTCCATCGCGCTGTTCCCGCTGCTGGCCCCGCACTTCTGGCACCACCACTTCGGCAAGGTCTCGGCCTTCTGGTCCCTGCTCTTCGCCCTGCCCTTCGCCGCGGCTTACGGCCTGCACCAGGCCACCTACTCGCTTTTGCACATCGTAGTGCTGGATTACCTGCCCTTCATCATCCTGCTCACCGGGCTGTTCGTCATCGCCGGCGGCATCGCGGTCAAGGGCAGCCTGGCGGGGTCGCCCAAGGTCAACACCCTGATCCTGCTCATCGGCACGCTGCTGGCCTCGTGGATCGGCACCACGGGCGCGTCCATGCTGCTGATCCGCCCGCTGCTCAAGAGCAACGCCATGCGCAAGAACAAGATGCACGTGGTGATCTTCTTCATCTTCCTGGTGTCCAACATCGGCGGCGCGCTGACGCCCATCGGCGATCCGCCGCTCTTCCTGGGCTACCTGCACGGCGTCTCCTTCTTCTGGACCCTGCTGCACTGCTGGCTGCCCATGACCTTCAACGCGCTGATCCTGCTGGCCGTCTTCTACGGGCTGGACCGCTGGCTGCTGGCCCGGGAGGGCGGACTGCCCGCTTCCACGGCCCCGACGGAGCGCCTGCACGTGGAAGGCCTGCCCAACTTGCTGCTGCTGGGCGGCGTGGTGGGGGCCGTGATCCTCAGCGGGATGTGGAACAGCCACCCGGCCTTCCTGGACGCCGCGACGGGCTCCCTGCGCGGCCTGACCCTGCTGCCGGGCGCGCATCCCATCGTGCTGCCCTACCTGAACCTGCTGCGCGACGGCGCGATCATCGTTCTGCTGCTGGTCAGCCTGAAGATCACCCGGGCGGAGACCCGCGCGGCCAACGACTTCAACTGGGAGCCGATCCTGGAGGTGGCCAAGCTCTTCGCCGGCATCTTCATCACCATCATCCCGGCGCTGGAGATCCTCAAGGCGGGCACCCACGGCGCCATGGCCTTCATCATCGAGCGGGTCTCCAGCGACGCCAGTTACTTCTGGGCCGCGGGCTCGCTCTCCAGTTTCCTGGACAACGCGCCGACCTACCTGACCTTCTTCAACACGGCGCTGGGCAGCCTCTATCCGGGTCTGACGGAGGCCCAGGCCGTGCCGCTGCTGATGCAACACGGCACGACGCTGATGGCCATCAGCTGCGGCTCGGTGTTCATGGGGGCCAACACCTACATCGGGAACGCGCCGAACTTCATGGTCAAGTCCATCGCCGAGCAGTCGGGCGTGAAGATGCCCAGCTTCTTCGGGTACATGGCGTGGTCGGTGGGCATCCTGATCCCGCTCTTCGTGCTGAACACGGTGTTGTTCTTTTAG
- a CDS encoding NADH-quinone oxidoreductase subunit N — MDLSTLNPASLLPELILAGGGLLVLLANALGGRRADGWLSPLSALAVLAALAFCLFPVTREPGYFGSVQSDPLAYAGRTTVLAALLLLLLGGASYLRQRTLPRAETLALTLFGATGMLALASAGDLITLFLAIEVLSLSLYALAGLLGQRTESRHAALTYFLTGSFASAFLLFGLTLLYGAAGTLNLAELGLGIARHGGGAQWIALGGIVLSLTGFLFKVGAVPFHSWLPDVYTGSPSWVTAFMSTGAKAAAFAGFGRLLLPLAPQSTAWASLLGICAALTMIVGNFSALGQVNVKRMLAFSSVAHAGYLLLGLQATGYAGESLEAVLFYLLPYGLLNVPLFLIAARVSRAGGGRYHIDDYKGLAKRDPVLAGLLAVLLLGLAGIPPLAGFMGKLLVFSAAVRAGQTGLAVLGILTSVVAVYYYLRLVVFAYFHEPAPARTERLECDRGLTLAAGLAALGVLVLGVWPGLWLELTRGIGL, encoded by the coding sequence GGCGGCGGCCTGCTGGTGCTGCTGGCCAACGCCCTGGGCGGCCGGCGCGCCGACGGCTGGCTGAGCCCGCTGAGCGCCCTGGCGGTCCTGGCGGCCCTGGCCTTCTGCCTCTTCCCCGTGACCCGCGAACCCGGCTACTTCGGTTCTGTCCAGTCCGATCCGCTGGCCTACGCGGGGCGCACCACGGTGCTGGCCGCGCTGCTGCTGCTGCTGCTGGGCGGCGCGTCCTACCTGCGCCAGCGCACCCTGCCGCGGGCCGAGACCCTGGCCTTGACCCTGTTCGGCGCCACGGGCATGCTGGCCCTGGCCTCCGCCGGAGACCTGATCACGCTCTTTTTGGCCATCGAGGTGCTCAGTCTTTCGCTCTATGCGCTGGCGGGCCTCCTGGGGCAGCGGACGGAATCGCGCCACGCGGCCCTGACCTACTTCCTGACGGGCTCCTTCGCTTCGGCCTTCCTGCTCTTCGGCCTGACCCTGCTCTACGGCGCCGCGGGCACGCTGAACCTGGCGGAGCTGGGGCTGGGCATCGCGCGCCATGGCGGCGGGGCGCAGTGGATCGCGCTGGGGGGCATCGTCCTCAGCCTGACCGGCTTCCTCTTCAAGGTGGGGGCCGTGCCCTTCCACTCCTGGCTGCCCGACGTCTACACGGGCAGCCCCAGCTGGGTCACGGCCTTCATGAGCACGGGCGCCAAGGCCGCGGCCTTCGCCGGCTTCGGCCGCCTGCTGCTGCCGCTGGCGCCCCAGTCCACGGCCTGGGCCTCGCTGCTGGGGATCTGCGCGGCGCTGACCATGATCGTGGGCAACTTCAGCGCCCTGGGCCAGGTGAACGTCAAGCGCATGCTGGCCTTCAGTTCCGTGGCCCACGCGGGCTACCTGCTGCTGGGCCTGCAGGCCACGGGTTACGCCGGGGAGAGCCTCGAGGCCGTGCTCTTCTACCTGCTGCCTTACGGCCTGCTCAACGTGCCGCTCTTCCTGATCGCCGCGCGGGTCAGCCGGGCGGGCGGCGGGCGCTACCACATCGACGACTACAAGGGGCTGGCCAAACGCGACCCCGTGCTGGCCGGCCTGCTGGCCGTGCTGCTGCTGGGCCTGGCGGGCATCCCGCCGCTGGCGGGCTTCATGGGCAAGCTGCTGGTCTTTTCCGCCGCCGTGCGCGCCGGGCAGACGGGTCTGGCCGTGCTGGGCATCCTGACCAGCGTGGTGGCCGTCTACTACTACCTGCGGCTGGTGGTCTTCGCCTACTTCCACGAGCCCGCGCCGGCGCGGACGGAGCGGCTGGAGTGCGACCGCGGACTGACCCTGGCCGCCGGACTGGCCGCCCTGGGCGTGCTGGTGCTGGGCGTCTGGCCGGGCCTCTGGCTGGAACTGACCCGGGGAATCGGCCTGTAG